The nucleotide window AGTTCAGGTGGTAATGTCTGACATGGCCCCGAACATGAGCGGAACGCCAGCGGTAGATATTCCGCGTTCAATGTATTTGGTTGAACTGGCGCTGGAAATGTGTCGGGATGTACTGGCACCGGGCGGCAGTTTTGTTGTGAAAGTGTTTCAGGGAGATGGCTTCGATGAATACCTGCGGGAAATTCGCTCCCTGTTTACGAAAGTGAAAATTCGTAAGCCGGACGCTTCGCGATTACGTTCGCGCGAAGTGTACATTGTGGCGACAGGGCGCAAACTGTAGCCCTTAGTATCGGGATCAAAACAAGGTAAGAGTGCGTTTATTCTGATGTCAGATTCTGAGTTTCAGGGTAAAGCAGCAAATTCAGCCGCGACGCGATTCCAGGTATGAAGGATATATAGTACCCTACGCTGTCTGTTAACACCGTTGTAATATGAGGTTAATCCCTTGAGTGACATGGCGAAAAACCTGATTCTCTGGTTAGTCATCGCGGTCGTGCTGATGTCTGTCTTCCAGAGCTTTGGGCCCAGCGAGTCGAATGGCCGTAGGGTTGATTATTCAACCTTCCTGTCGGAAGTGAACCAGGATCAGGTCCGCGAGGCACGTATTAACGGGCGTGAGATTAACGTAACTAAAAAAGACAGTAATAAATATACGACCTACATTCCTGTCAATGATCCCAAGTTACTCGATAACCTGTTGACCAAAAACGTCAAAGTGGTTGGCGAACCACCGGAAGAACCGAGCCTGCTGGCTTCTATCTTCATCTCCTGGTTCCCGATGCTGCTGTTGATTGGCGTCTGGATCTTCTTTATGCGGCAGATGCAGGGCGGCGGCGGCAAGGGCGCGATGTCCTTCGGCAAAAGCAAAGCCCGCATGCTGACCGAAGATCAGATCAAAACCACCTTTGCTGATGTCGCTGGCTGTGATGAAGCGAAAGAAGAGGTGGGTGAGCTGGTTGAGTACCTGCGTGAACCAAGCCGCTTCCAGAAACTGGGGGGTAAAATTCCCAAAGGCGTGCTGATGGTGGGCCCGCCGGGTACCGGTAAAACGCTGCTGGCAAAAGCGATTGCCGGCGAAGCAAAAGTGCCGTTCTTTACCATTTCTGGTTCGGACTTCGTGGAAATGTTCGTCGGTGTCGGTGCATCGCGCGTGCGTGACATGTTCGAACAGGCGAAAAAAGCGGCGCCGTGCATCATCTTTATTGATGAGATCGATGCGGTAGGCCGTCAGCGTGGTGCCGGTTTAGGCGGCGGTCACGACGAACGTGAGCAGACCCTGAACCAGATGCTGGTTGAGATGGATGGCTTTGAAGGTAATGAAGGCATCATCGTTATCGCCGCAACTAACCGTCCGGATGTGCTGGACCCGGCGCTGCTGCGTCCAGGCCGTTTCGACCGTCAGGTAGTGGTTGGACTGCCAGACGTGCGTGGTCGTGAGCAGATCCTGAAAGTGCATATGCGCCGCGTGCCGCTGGCCACTGACATTGATGCTGCGATCATCGCACGCGGTACGCCTGGCTTCTCGGGCGCGGACCTGGCAAACCTGGTCAACGAAGCGGCGCTGTTTGCTGCCCGCGGCAACAAACGCGTCGTGTCGATGGTTGAGTTCGAAAAAGCCAAAGACAAAATCATGATGGGTGCGGAACGCCGCTCCATGGTGATGACCGAAGCCCAGAAAGAGTCCACCGCGTACCACGAAGCGGGTCACGCCATTATTGGTCGCCTGGTGCCGGAACACGATCCGGTGCATAAAGTGACGATTATCCCGCGCGGTCGCGCGCTGGGTGTGACCTTCTTCCTGCCTGAGGGCGACGCGATCAGCGCCAGCCGTCAGAAACTGGAAAGCCAGATTTCCACGCTGTACGGCGGCCGTCTGGCAGAAGAGATCATCTACGGTGCGGAACACGTGTCGACTGGTGCCTCTAATGACATTAAAGTGGCGACCAACCTGGCACGTAACATGGTGACCCAGTGGGGCTTCTCGGAAAAACTCGGTCCGCTTCTGTATGCAGAAGAAGACGGGGAAGTGTTCCTTGGCCGTTCAGTCGCAAAAGCCAAGCACATGTCCGATGAAACGGCACGCATCATCGACCAGGAAGTGAAGCATCTGATCGACAGCAACTATCAGCGTGCACGCCGTATTCTGGGTGAAAACATGGACATCCTTCACGCGATGAAAGACGCGCTGATGAAGTATGAAACCATTGATGCTCCTCAGATTGACGATCTGATGGCGCGCCGCGAAGTGCGTCCGCCAGCTGGCTGGGAAGACCCGGGCAGCAGCAACTCTGACAGCAACGGTACGCCAAAGGCGCCACGTCCGGTTGATGAACCGCGTACGCCGAACCCTGGCAACACCATGTCAGAGCAGTTCGACAAATAAGAGGCCCGCGCCTCAGCAAAAACCCCGGCCGGTCCGGGGTTTTTTACATTCAGCGATTCTGTTATTCCGAAGGAGATTTCCGCCATGAAGTTGTACGCCCGTGATTCCCATCTCGATCTCTCTTTTCCCCATGTGATGGGCATTCTGAATGTCACGCCGGACTCCTTCTCAGATGGCGGCAGCCACAACACGCTGGTGGATGCGCTGACGCACACCAATGAAATGGTCAATGCCGGCGCCACCATCATTGATGTTGGCGGTGAGTCGACGCGGCCGGGCGCGGACGAAGTCAGCGTGGACGAGGAGCTGGCGCGCGTTATTCCAGTGGTAGAGGCGATTGCGCAGCGTTTTGAAGTGTGGATTTCTGTTGATACCTCAAAAGCCGCAGTGATACGTGAAGCCGCGCGAGTGGGGGCGCATATTATTAATGATGTGCGTTCTCTGTCCGAACCTGGCGCCCTTGAAGCGGCCGCCGAATGCGGCCTGCCGGTGTGTCTGATGCATATGCAGGGCGAGCCGCGGACGATGCAGCAGGCACCGGCCTATCAGGATATTGTGAAAGAAGTGGATGCTTACTTCGCGGCGCAGATCGCCCGTTGTGAATCGGCCGGCATTAAAAAAGAGCATCTGCTGCTCGACCCGGGCTTCGGTTTCGGTAAGAATCTCAGCCACAATTATGAGCTGCTGGCCCATCTCAGCCATTTTCACCATTATGGTCTGCCGCTGCTGGCAGGCATGTCACGGAAATCCATGATTGGCCAGCTGCTAAACGTAGGCCCTTCGCAGCGCCTGACGGGCAGCCTGAGCTGCGCCGTCATTGCGGCAATGCAGGGCGCGCAGATTATTCGTGTGCACGATGTGAAAGAAACCGTTGAGGCGATGCGCATTGTTGAAGCAACACGGAGAGCAAAAGGATAAAGGCATGAGTGAGCGTAAATATTTCGGGACAGATGGTATCCGCGGCAAAGTAGGTGAAGCGCCTATCACACCGGATTTTGTTCTCAAACTGGGCTTTGCTGCCGGAAAAGTGCTGGCGCGTTCGGGCTCGCGTAAGGTCCTGATTGGCAAGGATACCCGCATTTCAGGTTATATGCTGGAGTCGGCGCTGGAAGCAGGCCTGGCGGCAGCCGGCTTATCCGCTGCGTTTACCGGCCCGATGCCCACGCCGGCGATTGCCTATCTGACCCGCACTTTCCGCGCCGAAGCCGGTATCGTGATTTCAGCTTCGCATAACCCGTTTGACGATAACGGTATCAAGTTTTTCTCCGCCGAAGGCACCAAACTGCCTGACGACGTTGAAGCCGCGATTGAGCTGGAGCTGGAAAAACCGCTCACCTGCGTGGAATCCGCTGAGCTGGGCCGTGCCAGCCGCATCGTGGATGCCGCCGGTCGCTACATTGAGTTCTGCAAAGGCACATTCCCGAGTGAGCTGAGCCTGAACGGCCTGAAAATTGTTGTAGACTGCGCCAACGGGGCGACCTACCACATTGCGCCCAACGTGTTGCGTGAGCTGGGTGCGCGGGTTATCGCCATCGGCGTGCAGCCGGACGGCATGAACATCAACAAAGCCTGTGGTGCGACGGACCTGCGTCAGCTGCAGCAGCGCGTGCTGGATGAGCAGGCGGATCTGGGTCTGGCCTACGACGGCGATGGCGATCGCATCATGATGGTGGATCATCTGGGGCAGAAGGTCGATGGCGACCAGATTCTCTATATCATCGCCCGTGAAGCCCTGCGCCAGGGCCAGCTGCGTGGCGGCGTGGTCGGTACGCTGATGAGCAACATGGGGCTGGAGCTGGCGCTGAAACAGCTGGGTATTCCTTTCACCCGCGCCAAAGTGGGCGACCGCTACGTGCTGGAGAAAATGCAGGAAAAAGGCTGGCGCATGGGCGCTGAAAATTCGGGCCATGTTATCCTGCTGGATAAAATCAGCACCGGTGACGGCATTGTTGCAAGTTTGCAAGTGCTCACTGCCATTGTGCGTAATCACATGAGCCTGCACGATCTGTGCAGCGGCATGAAGATGCTGCCGCAGGTGCTGGTGAACGTCCGCTTCAGCGGCAGCCACGATCCGCTGGAAAGTGAAGCGGTAAAAAACGCTGCGGCGGAAGCGGAAAAAATCCTGGCGGGCCGCGGTCGCGTGCTGCTGCGTAAATCCGGGACAGAACCGCTGATTCGCGTGATGGTGGAAGGTGAAGATGAGGCGCAGGTGAACACGCTGGCGCATCAGATTGCCGAAGCGGTAAAAGCGGTATAACGCGATTTTCAGGCGGGACGTTTTGCCGCGTTCCGCCTGTAAAATCACCGCGATGGCGTTTTTTTCTGCAATTGAAATGCTTCGCGAAAATTGCACTTGCAGAGGTTTGCGCCTTTGGTTAGTATTCACACCCGCTTCTGATGGGTGATGACGATACTCCCCGTCAATATTGGTTGAAGCTTTAACTGTGCGGATAACGCGCAAGGAAACAGGTTGATTATGTACGAAGCTCTGTTGGTTGTTTTCCTTATTGTAGCGATTGGCCTCGTAGGTCTGATCATGCTGCAGCAGGGCAAAGGCGCTGATATGGGAGCCTCATTCGGTGCAGGCGCGTCAGGCACGCTGTTCGGTTCAACCGGGTCAGGTAACTTCATGACTCGTATGACTGCAGTACTGGCAACGCTGTTCTTCATTATCAGTCTGATTCTGGGCAACCTGAACAGTAATAAATCTTCCAAAGGAAGCGAGTGGGAAAACCTCACTGCGCCGGCGCAGTCTGAACAGCAGACGCAGCCAGCTAAACCGGCCACGCCGGGCAATGACATCCCGCAGTAAGATCGTCAACGCTTAAGCGACAACGCATCGTCGCAGTCAGTGCAGTACCGAGGTGGTGAAATTGGTAGACACGCTACCTTGAGGTGGTAGTGCTCGAAAGGGCTTACGGGTTCAAGTCCCGTCCTCGGTACCAATTCTCAGTATAACTTGCAATTTTCGCAAGATCGGCGTAATATTCGCCACGTTTTCGGACGCGGGGTGGAGCAGCCTGGTAGCTCGTCGGGCTCATAACCCGAAGGTCGTCGGTTCAAATCCGGCCCCCGCAACCACTTTCCCTAAGAGTTCTTTTTCAAATATACTGTATGCATCGACGGACGCATCATCAGTGAGTTTTTGAAAAAAATTCTTCTGGATGGTGTGCCGAAGCCGCACTGCGGCATACAGGGTCCAGTCACAAAAAGCCCCGAATTTTCGGGGTTTTTTGTTATCAGGAAATCGTAACACTGGGCTATAGGCCCTTTTTTTATGTCTTGGGGGTGGGCTTGTCCACATTAGAGCAAAAATTGACAGAGTTGATCTCTGCTCCGGTAGAAGCGCTTGGCTACGAGCTGGTCGGTATCGAGTTCGTTCGTGGTCGCACATCAACCTTGCGCATCTATATTGATAGTGAAGAGGGTATCAATGTTGATGATTGCGCCGATGTCAGCCACCAGGTGAGCGCTGTGATGGATGTGGAAGATCCGATTACGGTGGCTTACAACCTTGAAGTGTCCTCACCGGGTCTCGATCGTCCTCTCTTCACTGCTGAACACTATGCGCGTTTCGCCGGTGAAGAGGTGAGTCTGGTACTGCGTATGGCCGTGCAGAACCGCCGCAAATGGCAGGGCATCATTAAGTCTGTTGAAGGCGAGATGATCACGGTAACCGTTGAGGGCAACGATGAAGTGTTCGCGCTGAGCAACATTCAGAAAGCGAACCTGGTCCCCCACTTTTAAAAGTCCGGATTGAGGCTAACCAGGATGAACAAAGAGATCTTAGCTGTAGTAGAAGCCGTTTCTAACGAAAAAGCCCTGCCGCGTGAGAAAATCTTCGAAGCGCTGGAGAGCGCTTTGGCCACTGCGACAAAGAAGAAGTATGAGCAGGAAATCGACGTGCGCGTCAGCATTGATCGTCGCAGCGGAGATTTCGATACCTTCCGTCGCTGGCAGGTCGTAGAAGAAGTCACGCAGCCGACGCGCGAGATCACGCTGGAAGCAGCACGCTTTGAAGATGAAGCCTTCAATCTGGGCGATTTCGTCGAAGATCAGATCGAATCTGTCACCTTCGACCGCATCACCACTCAAACGGCCAAGCAGGTTATCGTGCAGAAAGTGCGTGAAGCCGAGCGCGCCATGGTGGTCGATCAGTTCCGCGAGCAGGAAGGCGACATCATCACCGGTGTGGTGAAAAAGGTAAACCGCGACAACATCACGCTGGACCTTGGCAACAACGCTGAAGCGGTTATCGTGCGTGAAGATATGCTGCCGCGTGAAAACTTCCGTCCGGGCGACCGCATTCGCGGCGTCCTGTACGCCGTACGTCCGGAAGCGCGCGGTGCGCAGCTGTTCGTGACCCGTTCCAAGCCGGAAATGCTGATCGAACTGTTCCGCATTGAGGTACCGGAAATCGGCGAAGAAGTTATCGAGATCAAAGCGGCAGCGCGCGATCCGGGTTCACGTGCCAAAATCGCGGTGAAAACCAACGACAAACGTATCGACCCGGTTGGTGCCTGCGTCGGTATGCGCGGTGCGCGCGTTCAGGCGGTTTCCAGTGAACTGGGCGGCGAGCGTATCGATATCGTGCTGTGGGATGATAACCCGGCACAGTTCGTGATTAACGCCATGGCACCTGCCGATGTGGCGTCAATTGTGGTGGATGAAGATAATCACACCATGGATATCGCTGTTGAAGCCGGCAATCTGGCTCAGGCGATCGGCCGTAACGGCCAAAACGTGCGTCTGGCTTCCCAGCTGAGCGGCTGGGAGCTGAACGTGATGACCGTCGATGATCTGCAGGCGAAGCATCAGGCTGAAGCCCATGCAGCAATCGATATGTTCACTAAACATCTCGACATCGACGAAGAGTTCGCCACCGTTCTGGTGGAAGAGGGCTTCTCTTCGCTGGAAGAATTGGCTTATGTGCCAATCAACGAGCTGCTGGAAATCGACGGCCTCGATGAAGAGACCATTGAAGCCCTGCGTGAACGAGCAAAAAATGCGTTAACCACCCTGGCATTAGCGAAAGAAGAGAGCCTTGGTAATCAGGAACCTGCTGAAGACCTGCTGAATCTCGAGGGCCTGGATCGTGCGCTGGCGTATCGCCTGGCGTCGAAAGGCGTTTGCACGCTGGAAGATCTCGCTGAGCAAGGTGTTGACGATCTGACAGATATTGAAGGGCTGGATGATGAGAAGGCCGGTGCGCTGATTATGGCTGCACGTAATATCTGCTGGTTCGGCGATGACGCGTAATAACAGGAAGGAACAGCATGACAGATGTAACCGTAAAATCGCTGGCCGCCGAAATTCAGACTCCGGTCGATCGCCTGGTACAGCAATTTGCTGATGCGGGGATCCGTAAGTCTGAGAACGATGCGGTATCCCAGCAAGAGAAAGAGACCTTACTGTCCCACCTGAATCGTGAACACGGTCAGACCGGTTCAGGTAAACTGACGTTGCAGCGCAAGACGCGCAGCACCTTGAATATTCCAGGCACCGGGGGTAAAAGTAAATCGGTGCAAATCGAAGTCCGCAAAAAGCGCACATACGTGAAAGGCGATGCTGAGGCTGAGCAAGCTCAGGCAGAAGCAGAAGCCCAGGCGCAGCGTGAAGCGGAAGAGCAGGCGCGTCGCGAGGCAGAAGAACAGGCCCGTCGCGAAGCTGAACAAAAAGCGCAACGTGAAGCCGAAGAGAAAGCCAAGCGCGAAGCCGCTGAAAAGGCTAAGCGTGAAGCAGCGGAAAATGAGAAAGTGACTAATCAACCTACCGACGAAATGACCAAGGCTGCGCAATCTGACAAAGCCCGTCGTGAAGCCGAAGCGGCTGAACTGAAGCGTAAAGCAGAAGAAGAAGCCCGCCGTAAGCTTGAAGAAAATGCGCGCCGCGTGGCTGAAGAAGCCCGCCGTCTGGCCGAAGAAAAAGCGGCTGAATGGGAAAAACCGGAAGAAGAAGATAAAGGCGACTATCACGTCACCACTTCGACTCACGCCCGTCAGGCGGAAGACGAGAACGATCGCGAAGTTGAAGGCGGTCGTGGCCGTACCCGTAGCACCAAAGCTGCGCGTCCGGCGAAAAAAGGCAACAAGCACGCGGAAGCCAAAACCGATCGTGAAGAAGCGCGTGCGCAGGTGCGTGGTGGTAAAGGTGGCAAACACCGTAAGCCAAGCTCACTGCAGCAGGGCTTCAACAAGCCAGCCCAGGCCGTTAACCGTGACGTGATCATCGGTGAAACCATCACCGTAGCCGAACTGGCCAACAAAATGGCGGTGAAAGGCTCACTGGTCATCAAAGCGATGATGAAGATGGGGGCCATGGCCACCATCAACCAGGTAATTGACCAGGAAACGGCACAGCTGGTCGCGGAAGAGATGGGTCATAAAGTGATCCTGCGCCGCGAAAACGAGCTGGAAGAAGCGGTAATGGACGATCGTGATACCGATGCAGCACAGGAAAGCCGTGCACCGGTCGTTACCATCATGGGTCACGTTGACCACGGTAAAACCTCTCTGCTGGACTACATCCGTTCCACCAAGGTCGCCTCTGGCGAAGCGGGCGGCATTACCCAGCATATCGGTGCTTACCACGTTGAAACTGACAACGGCATGATCACCTTCCTCGACACCCCAGGCCACGCCGCGTTTACCGCCATGCGTGCCCGTGGTGCGCAGGCAACGGATATCGTTATCCTGGTTGTGGCGGCGGACGACGGCGTGATGCCGCAGACCATCGAAGCTATCCAGCACGCGAAAGCGGCCGGTGTGCCGGTTGTGGTTGCCGTGAACAAGATTGATAAGCCAGAAGCCGATCCGGACCGCGTGAAGAACGAGCTGACGCAGTACGGCATCATCCCGGAAGAGTGGGGCGGCGAGAACATGTTCGTCAACGTGTCGGCCAAAGCCGGTACCGGTATCGACGATCTGCTGAACGCTATCCTGCTGCAGGCGGAAGTGCTGGAACTGACCGCTATCCGTCAGGGTATGGCGAGCGGTGTGGTAATCGAATCGTTCCTGGATAAAGGACGTGGTCCGGTTGCTACCGTGCTGGTACGCGAAGGTACGCTGAACAAAGGCGACATCGTGCTGTGTGGCTTCGAATACGGCCGCGTGCGTGCGATGCGTGATGAGCTGGGTCGCGAAGTGCTGGAAGCGGGTCCGTCCATTCCGGTGGAAATCCTTGGCCTGTCCGGTGTGCCGGCAGCGGGTGATGAAGCGACTGTAGTACGTGACGAGAAGAAAGCGCGTGAAGTGGCGCTGTACCGTCAGGGTAAATTCCGCGAAGTGAAACTGGCGCGTCAGCAGAAGTCCAAGCTGGAAAACATGTTTGCCAACATGACTGAAGGCGAAGTGTCCGAGCTGAACATCGTACTGAAGTCCGACGTACAGGGCTCTGTGGAAGCGATCTCCGACTCGCTGCTGAAACTCTCCACCGACGAAGTGAAGGTGAAGATTATCGGTTCCGGCGTGGGTGGTATCACCGAAACCGACGCCACGCTGGCTGCGGCGTCCAACGCCATCATCCTCGGCTTTA belongs to Candidatus Pantoea soli and includes:
- the ftsH gene encoding ATP-dependent zinc metalloprotease FtsH yields the protein MAKNLILWLVIAVVLMSVFQSFGPSESNGRRVDYSTFLSEVNQDQVREARINGREINVTKKDSNKYTTYIPVNDPKLLDNLLTKNVKVVGEPPEEPSLLASIFISWFPMLLLIGVWIFFMRQMQGGGGKGAMSFGKSKARMLTEDQIKTTFADVAGCDEAKEEVGELVEYLREPSRFQKLGGKIPKGVLMVGPPGTGKTLLAKAIAGEAKVPFFTISGSDFVEMFVGVGASRVRDMFEQAKKAAPCIIFIDEIDAVGRQRGAGLGGGHDEREQTLNQMLVEMDGFEGNEGIIVIAATNRPDVLDPALLRPGRFDRQVVVGLPDVRGREQILKVHMRRVPLATDIDAAIIARGTPGFSGADLANLVNEAALFAARGNKRVVSMVEFEKAKDKIMMGAERRSMVMTEAQKESTAYHEAGHAIIGRLVPEHDPVHKVTIIPRGRALGVTFFLPEGDAISASRQKLESQISTLYGGRLAEEIIYGAEHVSTGASNDIKVATNLARNMVTQWGFSEKLGPLLYAEEDGEVFLGRSVAKAKHMSDETARIIDQEVKHLIDSNYQRARRILGENMDILHAMKDALMKYETIDAPQIDDLMARREVRPPAGWEDPGSSNSDSNGTPKAPRPVDEPRTPNPGNTMSEQFDK
- the glmM gene encoding phosphoglucosamine mutase; the protein is MSERKYFGTDGIRGKVGEAPITPDFVLKLGFAAGKVLARSGSRKVLIGKDTRISGYMLESALEAGLAAAGLSAAFTGPMPTPAIAYLTRTFRAEAGIVISASHNPFDDNGIKFFSAEGTKLPDDVEAAIELELEKPLTCVESAELGRASRIVDAAGRYIEFCKGTFPSELSLNGLKIVVDCANGATYHIAPNVLRELGARVIAIGVQPDGMNINKACGATDLRQLQQRVLDEQADLGLAYDGDGDRIMMVDHLGQKVDGDQILYIIAREALRQGQLRGGVVGTLMSNMGLELALKQLGIPFTRAKVGDRYVLEKMQEKGWRMGAENSGHVILLDKISTGDGIVASLQVLTAIVRNHMSLHDLCSGMKMLPQVLVNVRFSGSHDPLESEAVKNAAAEAEKILAGRGRVLLRKSGTEPLIRVMVEGEDEAQVNTLAHQIAEAVKAV
- the infB gene encoding translation initiation factor IF-2, with translation MTDVTVKSLAAEIQTPVDRLVQQFADAGIRKSENDAVSQQEKETLLSHLNREHGQTGSGKLTLQRKTRSTLNIPGTGGKSKSVQIEVRKKRTYVKGDAEAEQAQAEAEAQAQREAEEQARREAEEQARREAEQKAQREAEEKAKREAAEKAKREAAENEKVTNQPTDEMTKAAQSDKARREAEAAELKRKAEEEARRKLEENARRVAEEARRLAEEKAAEWEKPEEEDKGDYHVTTSTHARQAEDENDREVEGGRGRTRSTKAARPAKKGNKHAEAKTDREEARAQVRGGKGGKHRKPSSLQQGFNKPAQAVNRDVIIGETITVAELANKMAVKGSLVIKAMMKMGAMATINQVIDQETAQLVAEEMGHKVILRRENELEEAVMDDRDTDAAQESRAPVVTIMGHVDHGKTSLLDYIRSTKVASGEAGGITQHIGAYHVETDNGMITFLDTPGHAAFTAMRARGAQATDIVILVVAADDGVMPQTIEAIQHAKAAGVPVVVAVNKIDKPEADPDRVKNELTQYGIIPEEWGGENMFVNVSAKAGTGIDDLLNAILLQAEVLELTAIRQGMASGVVIESFLDKGRGPVATVLVREGTLNKGDIVLCGFEYGRVRAMRDELGREVLEAGPSIPVEILGLSGVPAAGDEATVVRDEKKAREVALYRQGKFREVKLARQQKSKLENMFANMTEGEVSELNIVLKSDVQGSVEAISDSLLKLSTDEVKVKIIGSGVGGITETDATLAAASNAIILGFNVRADASARRVIDAENVDLRYYSVIYNLIDEVKAAMSGMLAPEFKQQIIGLAEVRDVFKSPKFGAIAGCMVTEGNIKRHNPIRVLRDNVVIYEGELESLRRFKDDVNEVRNGMECGIGVKNYNDVRVGDMIEVFEVIEVKRTIE
- the nusA gene encoding transcription termination factor NusA, yielding MNKEILAVVEAVSNEKALPREKIFEALESALATATKKKYEQEIDVRVSIDRRSGDFDTFRRWQVVEEVTQPTREITLEAARFEDEAFNLGDFVEDQIESVTFDRITTQTAKQVIVQKVREAERAMVVDQFREQEGDIITGVVKKVNRDNITLDLGNNAEAVIVREDMLPRENFRPGDRIRGVLYAVRPEARGAQLFVTRSKPEMLIELFRIEVPEIGEEVIEIKAAARDPGSRAKIAVKTNDKRIDPVGACVGMRGARVQAVSSELGGERIDIVLWDDNPAQFVINAMAPADVASIVVDEDNHTMDIAVEAGNLAQAIGRNGQNVRLASQLSGWELNVMTVDDLQAKHQAEAHAAIDMFTKHLDIDEEFATVLVEEGFSSLEELAYVPINELLEIDGLDEETIEALRERAKNALTTLALAKEESLGNQEPAEDLLNLEGLDRALAYRLASKGVCTLEDLAEQGVDDLTDIEGLDDEKAGALIMAARNICWFGDDA
- the folP gene encoding dihydropteroate synthase, which gives rise to MKLYARDSHLDLSFPHVMGILNVTPDSFSDGGSHNTLVDALTHTNEMVNAGATIIDVGGESTRPGADEVSVDEELARVIPVVEAIAQRFEVWISVDTSKAAVIREAARVGAHIINDVRSLSEPGALEAAAECGLPVCLMHMQGEPRTMQQAPAYQDIVKEVDAYFAAQIARCESAGIKKEHLLLDPGFGFGKNLSHNYELLAHLSHFHHYGLPLLAGMSRKSMIGQLLNVGPSQRLTGSLSCAVIAAMQGAQIIRVHDVKETVEAMRIVEATRRAKG
- the secG gene encoding preprotein translocase subunit SecG, encoding MYEALLVVFLIVAIGLVGLIMLQQGKGADMGASFGAGASGTLFGSTGSGNFMTRMTAVLATLFFIISLILGNLNSNKSSKGSEWENLTAPAQSEQQTQPAKPATPGNDIPQ
- the rimP gene encoding ribosome maturation factor RimP codes for the protein MSTLEQKLTELISAPVEALGYELVGIEFVRGRTSTLRIYIDSEEGINVDDCADVSHQVSAVMDVEDPITVAYNLEVSSPGLDRPLFTAEHYARFAGEEVSLVLRMAVQNRRKWQGIIKSVEGEMITVTVEGNDEVFALSNIQKANLVPHF